A stretch of Chloroflexota bacterium DNA encodes these proteins:
- a CDS encoding O-antigen ligase family protein, whose product MAMHDEETYRPGQNTLALLKASSLKDAATPPGNTPSPTKPWFNIAFGILAVVGGGAVVAIVLSTPDNIRLLAIVLGLFAMFATITRPERGLVALAFIVYTRFSDVATRYHNAPSIFLPFVLLLLSAIFVRWFFYKEKPTGWLRPTALLALYGLVGYLSLLYADNFERAQKTLYFFFRDALAAVIIVILLQQAVTLRRVIWALLAAGIFMGSITVYQQLTGTFSNNYGGFAQAGINFIAGGANDYRIAGPFGNPNAYAQILNVLIPLALDRLWNEKTRPFRLFAAWALAVCTLSVFFTFSRGGFLTLILVLGLMLIRRPPRLSVLLITVAIAIPLFQFLPANYTDRISTLTNFLPSSESNPTNDNSFRGRTSENAVAWLMFMDQPILGVGLDNYPEKYLEYSSLLGVDPRREARAPSSLYLEILAEEGLVGLGVFLTILGVMFYGLQRAKENFTIAGMNDYASMTIAFTIAMLGYLFAGLFKNSAYSNFFWMLTGIALALSRVAENEVQAYREAQDTHLSRTALP is encoded by the coding sequence ATGGCAATGCACGATGAGGAGACATATCGCCCCGGTCAAAATACCCTGGCTCTACTCAAAGCGTCGAGCTTGAAAGACGCCGCCACGCCTCCTGGCAACACACCCTCTCCAACAAAACCCTGGTTCAACATCGCATTCGGCATCCTGGCTGTTGTCGGCGGTGGCGCAGTAGTCGCCATCGTGCTCAGCACTCCCGATAACATCCGGCTTCTAGCCATCGTGCTGGGCTTATTTGCCATGTTTGCCACCATCACTCGGCCCGAACGTGGCCTGGTAGCCCTGGCATTTATCGTTTACACGCGATTCTCCGACGTCGCTACCCGTTATCATAACGCCCCGTCCATCTTTCTGCCTTTCGTCTTGCTGTTACTAAGCGCCATCTTCGTGCGCTGGTTTTTTTACAAAGAAAAGCCGACAGGTTGGCTCCGCCCAACCGCCCTCCTGGCCTTGTATGGCCTCGTCGGATACCTCTCCCTGCTTTACGCCGACAACTTTGAGCGCGCCCAGAAAACACTCTATTTTTTCTTTAGAGACGCTTTAGCCGCCGTCATCATCGTCATCCTTCTTCAACAGGCCGTCACTTTGCGGCGCGTCATCTGGGCCTTGTTGGCCGCCGGAATATTTATGGGCTCTATCACCGTCTATCAACAACTGACCGGCACATTCTCCAACAACTATGGCGGCTTTGCCCAGGCCGGCATTAATTTCATCGCCGGTGGCGCAAATGACTATCGCATTGCCGGGCCATTCGGCAACCCTAACGCTTATGCGCAAATCCTGAATGTGCTTATTCCTCTGGCCCTTGATCGGCTCTGGAATGAAAAAACCCGCCCATTCCGCTTATTTGCAGCCTGGGCGCTGGCGGTTTGCACCCTCTCCGTCTTCTTTACCTTCTCACGCGGCGGCTTCCTAACGCTGATCCTTGTCCTCGGCCTCATGTTGATTCGCCGCCCGCCGCGCCTTTCGGTTCTCTTGATCACCGTCGCCATTGCCATCCCCTTGTTTCAATTCCTGCCCGCCAACTATACTGATCGCATTTCAACCCTGACCAACTTCCTGCCCAGTTCTGAAAGCAACCCCACCAACGATAATTCATTTCGTGGCCGCACCAGCGAAAATGCTGTGGCCTGGTTGATGTTCATGGATCAACCGATCCTCGGCGTCGGATTGGACAACTACCCTGAGAAGTATTTGGAATATTCAAGCCTGCTTGGCGTAGACCCGCGCCGTGAAGCCCGTGCCCCTTCAAGCCTTTATCTCGAAATCCTGGCCGAAGAAGGCCTGGTGGGTTTGGGAGTCTTTTTAACCATTCTGGGAGTGATGTTTTACGGTTTACAGCGCGCCAAGGAAAACTTCACCATTGCCGGCATGAACGACTACGCCTCAATGACAATAGCGTTTACGATTGCCATGCTCGGCTATCTATTTGCCGGCTTATTCAAAAACAGTGCTTATTCCAATTTCTTCTGGATGCTTACCGGTATTGCGCTGGCCTTGTCGCGAGTTGCCGAAAATGAGGTACAGGCTTACCGCGAGGCTCAGGATACCCACCTGAGCCGGACCGCACTGCCCTAA
- a CDS encoding glycosyltransferase family 39 protein: MPAIRDSRIASGNLADPKARNVSGVWQNIFARIDSRSWLILALIILAALVLNISRIWLEPPSITSGETDHWWPLVENVANGKGFAGCWPDYFPFCNATNQVSAQREPAPVLLFTGIYLLTNGSFLAASLVELVLSLGTLLGIFFLGRELADNRVGLLAAAFWMLYLPAVKLISQVSGDLVATLSLTWGIFFYLRGRREDKNGYWLMAGACLGLSALSRSAVSAIALALALGLVPWELLGRPRALKQFPVKSLRPIVTFTTTFALLLTPWMIRNYLVFGRPIIGSTLIGYNLYRHNHIVATDDYLRYVSNVEARQALKALLARRTDLKGNEDEAQMDAVYQAEANRIISAQPVRYLLLSIYRLGPLWFNWQVKDAYGYELNGLDYAIFVQQGLLLVAAAFGLRQGLRRGWPLLITVAATTLVYVPVVSRMRYIVVAMPLVMVFSAIGCLLVIYRLSKTPAPDPE, translated from the coding sequence ATGCCAGCGATTAGAGACTCTCGAATTGCCTCAGGCAACCTGGCCGATCCTAAGGCCCGAAATGTTTCTGGCGTCTGGCAAAATATTTTTGCCCGGATCGATTCGCGCTCATGGCTAATCCTGGCGCTTATTATTCTGGCGGCGCTTGTTCTCAACATCTCGCGTATTTGGCTCGAACCGCCTTCAATCACTTCAGGTGAAACCGACCACTGGTGGCCGCTTGTCGAAAATGTTGCCAACGGCAAAGGGTTTGCCGGATGCTGGCCGGATTATTTCCCTTTTTGCAACGCCACAAACCAGGTTTCTGCCCAGCGTGAACCGGCCCCAGTGTTGCTCTTTACGGGAATCTATCTGCTCACCAATGGATCGTTTTTAGCGGCATCGTTGGTCGAACTCGTACTGAGCCTGGGCACACTGCTAGGAATTTTCTTCCTGGGCCGTGAATTGGCTGACAATCGGGTCGGGCTTCTGGCCGCGGCTTTCTGGATGCTTTATCTTCCGGCAGTCAAACTCATATCACAAGTTTCCGGCGATCTTGTAGCAACGCTCAGCCTGACCTGGGGGATTTTTTTCTACCTGCGCGGTCGAAGAGAAGACAAGAACGGCTATTGGCTGATGGCCGGAGCCTGCCTGGGCCTGAGCGCCCTTTCACGGTCGGCGGTTTCGGCCATTGCCCTGGCTCTGGCGCTGGGCCTTGTGCCCTGGGAACTTCTTGGGCGTCCTCGCGCCCTCAAGCAATTCCCCGTCAAAAGCCTACGGCCTATTGTAACGTTCACGACAACCTTCGCTTTACTTCTGACGCCGTGGATGATTCGAAATTACCTCGTCTTTGGCCGCCCCATCATCGGCTCAACGCTCATCGGCTACAATCTCTATCGCCACAACCATATTGTGGCGACGGATGACTACCTGCGTTATGTCAGTAATGTGGAAGCCAGGCAGGCTCTCAAGGCTCTGCTGGCCCGCCGGACGGATTTGAAGGGCAATGAAGACGAGGCTCAGATGGATGCCGTATATCAGGCAGAAGCCAACCGCATCATTTCTGCCCAGCCAGTGCGCTATCTATTGTTATCCATTTATCGCCTGGGGCCGTTGTGGTTCAACTGGCAGGTGAAAGATGCCTACGGCTATGAGCTAAATGGTTTGGATTATGCTATCTTTGTTCAACAAGGGCTATTACTAGTGGCCGCCGCCTTTGGCTTGCGACAAGGGTTGAGGCGTGGATGGCCGCTCCTGATCACAGTGGCGGCCACCACCCTGGTCTACGTGCCCGTCGTCAGCCGGATGCGGTATATTGTCGTCGCCATGCCTTTGGTGATGGTCTTTAGCGCAATTGGTTGTCTCCTCGTCATTTACAGACTTTCCAAGACCCCGGCTCCTGATCCAGAGTAG
- a CDS encoding sugar transferase, with translation MISLSTKQHLGSDQYEWLEKIKPGQSLLGKHGYLVTKRIMDLVIVLMSLPIVLPVLGLCALLIKLESPRDPVLFKQQRTGKNGRIFGMYKFRTMVVNAEELKKELSHLNELQWPDFKITNDPRITRVGRFLRKTSLDELPQLLNILTGDMSLVGPRPTSFSAKTYDLWHTERLDVQPGLTGLWQIVGRGTTEFDYRLRLDIAYIERRCLWLDTQILIRTITAVLEQRGAR, from the coding sequence ATGATATCTTTAAGCACAAAGCAACACCTCGGTTCCGATCAATACGAATGGCTGGAGAAGATCAAACCCGGCCAATCTTTGCTTGGCAAGCACGGCTACCTTGTTACCAAACGAATCATGGACCTGGTTATCGTGCTCATGTCTTTGCCTATCGTCCTGCCTGTGCTCGGCCTGTGCGCCTTATTAATCAAGTTGGAGTCGCCGCGCGATCCGGTTCTATTCAAGCAACAACGGACCGGCAAAAATGGCCGAATCTTTGGCATGTACAAATTCCGCACCATGGTTGTCAACGCCGAAGAACTTAAAAAAGAACTCAGTCACCTCAACGAATTGCAGTGGCCCGATTTCAAAATCACAAATGATCCCCGCATCACCCGGGTAGGCCGATTTTTGCGAAAGACCAGCCTGGACGAATTGCCTCAGTTGCTCAACATCCTGACAGGCGACATGAGCCTGGTTGGCCCGCGCCCCACCTCTTTTTCGGCAAAGACTTATGACCTCTGGCACACCGAACGGCTGGACGTGCAACCCGGCCTGACCGGGTTATGGCAAATTGTCGGGCGCGGCACCACCGAGTTTGACTATCGCCTGCGTCTGGACATCGCCTACATCGAGCGCCGGTGCTTATGGCTCGACACCCAGATTCTGATCCGCACCATAACTGCTGTGCTGGAGCAACGAGGGGCGCGTTAG
- a CDS encoding uracil-DNA glycosylase family protein: MTSREAKLQALHTQIRACLKCQEAGYWIAPGAVVRGAHSAKVMTIGQAPGPTEAVVKRPFNAGSGKRLFEWLGRAGFDEETFRATQYMTSITKCYPGKSLDGNGKRQSHGDRVPTREEQTLCRPWLDQEIALINPKLIIPIGRLAIGLFFDNQLPLEKIIGTQLKQGERLIIPLPHPSGASTWYQQESNRALVNKAIRLIAKQRKALNLLGERS, translated from the coding sequence GGCTTGCCTCAAATGCCAAGAGGCGGGATACTGGATTGCGCCGGGCGCGGTGGTGCGCGGCGCTCACTCGGCCAAAGTGATGACGATTGGACAAGCACCCGGCCCGACTGAGGCCGTGGTCAAGCGCCCGTTCAACGCCGGAAGCGGCAAGCGGCTGTTCGAGTGGCTGGGCCGGGCCGGGTTCGACGAAGAGACGTTCCGGGCCACGCAATACATGACTTCGATCACCAAGTGTTACCCCGGCAAGAGTCTGGACGGAAATGGCAAACGCCAATCTCACGGAGACCGCGTCCCGACCAGAGAAGAGCAAACTCTTTGTCGCCCCTGGCTCGATCAGGAAATCGCCCTTATCAATCCCAAACTCATCATCCCCATCGGGCGACTGGCAATTGGGTTGTTCTTTGATAATCAACTGCCATTGGAGAAAATCATCGGCACGCAACTCAAGCAGGGTGAGCGCCTCATCATTCCCCTGCCCCACCCGTCGGGCGCCAGCACCTGGTATCAGCAGGAGTCAAACCGGGCGCTGGTCAACAAAGCAATCAGGTTAATCGCCAAACAACGCAAAGCTCTCAACCTTTTAGGAGAACGATCATGA
- a CDS encoding diguanylate cyclase produces the protein MKHLRWSLLALLIHLAVFYNIERLDFGRQSIIDIQSFVYVLGLLALVSIIFIPTLWRLHVSAPLSLWLGVYIICRVTFFNDRPLLGGIDTYLTITELAALSLLIVLTHNVARDLHDFEEAVKNITFADVSRRVQKLEDASENIQLELIRSRRHHYPLTIMLVEPDAKSIRAILHRTVQEVQQAMIARYVITSLARVISKQLRRTDMVLDQHERGRFIIISPDTSASNSDILAQRIKAAAAEQLGVIVSCGVASFPDEALTFEELVHQAETSLQSSDNALSKLPVYTPNEVNQR, from the coding sequence ATGAAACATCTACGCTGGTCTCTTTTAGCCCTGCTCATTCATCTGGCCGTCTTCTACAACATTGAACGGTTAGACTTTGGGCGGCAAAGCATCATTGATATCCAGTCCTTCGTTTACGTTCTGGGTCTCTTGGCGCTCGTTTCAATTATCTTTATTCCAACCCTGTGGCGTTTACATGTGTCTGCGCCGCTCAGCTTATGGCTTGGTGTCTACATAATCTGCCGAGTAACCTTTTTCAATGACCGGCCCTTGCTGGGCGGGATTGACACCTATCTGACTATTACCGAACTGGCCGCCCTTTCTCTGCTAATTGTCCTGACACACAATGTTGCGCGAGACTTGCATGACTTCGAGGAAGCCGTCAAGAACATCACCTTTGCCGATGTCAGCCGCCGCGTGCAAAAGCTCGAGGACGCCAGCGAAAACATCCAGCTTGAACTTATCCGTAGCCGCCGCCATCACTACCCTCTTACAATCATGCTCGTCGAACCGGACGCTAAATCAATCAGAGCCATTTTGCACCGCACTGTTCAGGAAGTGCAACAAGCGATGATAGCCCGTTATGTTATTACGAGCCTGGCCCGTGTTATTAGCAAACAACTTCGCCGGACGGACATGGTCTTAGACCAACACGAACGAGGCCGTTTCATTATCATCAGCCCCGATACCAGCGCTTCAAACTCAGACATCCTGGCGCAACGGATTAAAGCTGCCGCCGCCGAACAACTGGGTGTCATCGTCTCCTGCGGGGTGGCCTCCTTTCCCGATGAGGCCCTGACTTTTGAAGAACTGGTGCATCAGGCAGAAACCAGTTTGCAATCTTCGGACAACGCTTTATCAAAACTACCTGTTTACACTCCCAACGAGGTTAATCAGCGATGA
- a CDS encoding glycosyltransferase family 2 protein, which produces MITTIIWWLFWGAFGLILYTYIGFPALVALRGLIAPRRVKRGDDKPSVSIIIAAYNEAEVITKKLNNLLRLDYPRQQLEIIVASDGSDDGTNDLVLQVKAPEVRLLALPRQGKNHTVNAAVASARGDILVFSDADSMLASDALRHLVAPFADPEVGGVGGDYRHANNGVEAVGERTYWNYDRILKELQSRAGSVTSVSGALYAIRRPLYTPLPSGVTDDFYTAAQVVAAHQRMILELRARAFGPVAESPQAEFNRKVRIIARGLRGVWLSRRLLNPFEYGFFSLQLLSHKVLRRVMILPLIILFFAAPALWQLGWIYQLAAIGQFLLHGLAAIGFWLYKLGAHPPKLLRLPFFFDMVNAAALIAIVRVLKGERRDIWATPRSTLEAAALLEQGEYASD; this is translated from the coding sequence ATGATCACTACCATCATCTGGTGGCTCTTTTGGGGAGCCTTCGGCCTGATTTTGTATACATACATCGGTTTCCCCGCGCTGGTTGCCTTGCGCGGGCTAATCGCGCCGCGGCGGGTCAAACGTGGCGACGATAAGCCAAGTGTCAGCATTATTATTGCCGCCTACAACGAGGCGGAAGTCATCACTAAAAAACTAAACAATCTTCTCAGGCTTGATTACCCACGCCAACAATTGGAAATCATTGTCGCCTCCGACGGTTCCGACGACGGCACGAACGATTTGGTTTTGCAGGTCAAGGCGCCCGAAGTCCGGCTCCTGGCTCTGCCCCGTCAAGGCAAAAACCATACCGTCAATGCCGCTGTCGCCTCAGCCAGGGGTGATATTCTCGTCTTCAGCGACGCCGACAGCATGTTGGCCTCGGATGCCTTGCGCCATCTGGTGGCTCCCTTCGCCGACCCCGAAGTGGGCGGCGTGGGCGGCGACTATCGTCATGCCAACAACGGCGTGGAAGCCGTAGGCGAACGCACCTATTGGAACTATGACCGCATCCTGAAAGAATTGCAGAGCCGGGCCGGAAGTGTGACCTCTGTGTCAGGAGCGCTTTACGCCATTCGCCGCCCTTTGTACACCCCGCTCCCTTCCGGGGTAACCGACGATTTCTACACCGCCGCCCAGGTGGTGGCGGCTCACCAGCGGATGATTCTTGAATTGCGCGCTCGCGCCTTTGGCCCGGTCGCAGAGTCGCCCCAGGCTGAGTTCAATCGCAAAGTCCGAATCATTGCCAGAGGCTTGCGCGGGGTCTGGTTATCCCGCCGCTTGCTCAATCCATTTGAGTACGGGTTCTTCTCTTTGCAATTGCTCTCACACAAAGTGCTCCGCCGGGTCATGATCTTGCCGCTGATTATTTTATTCTTTGCCGCGCCCGCGCTCTGGCAATTGGGCTGGATATATCAACTCGCCGCCATCGGCCAGTTTCTATTGCATGGCCTGGCGGCCATTGGCTTCTGGCTATATAAATTAGGAGCGCACCCGCCCAAGTTGTTGCGCCTGCCTTTTTTCTTTGATATGGTGAACGCCGCCGCCTTGATTGCCATCGTTAGAGTATTGAAAGGGGAACGCCGCGATATTTGGGCTACGCCACGTTCAACCCTTGAAGCTGCGGCGTTATTGGAGCAAGGCGAATATGCCAGCGATTAG
- a CDS encoding leucyl aminopeptidase — MNITVTRGDITEQSAAALVVNHFEGLQSPGGATRALDAKLNGAIRALIASGDFKGKLGETAVLYPHGEILSTRVILVGLGRSDEFSLDRARQAAGAAATRAVGLGCRSLASVVHGAGAGGLEAQAAARAVAEGTELGAYQFNEYKSKGESKTLANVTLIEMDEAKIPAMQTGANEGQAVGECANFARDLVNQPPNICTPAYMAAKAEQIAAAFGLKCKILDMPEMRELGMGALLGVAQGSDEPPKFIILEYWPGATATSEQAPVVLVGKGVTFDTGGYSLKTAADMPEMKSDMGGAAAVMGAVRAAAMLNLPKPVIGLIPTAENMVSGGSYRPSDVLTALNGKTIEITNPDAEGRLLLADALAYAKRYNPEAVIDLATLTGAAMIALGRGGAAAVFSVHDQLTQKIMAASQASGERVWQLPLYPDYREWMNSDVADIKNSAGDRYAGTGVSAAFLKDFAEGYPWAHIDIAPVAFAAKGQIVRPYGPAGATGFGVRLLAAMLQLADG; from the coding sequence ATGAACATCACCGTCACTCGCGGCGACATCACCGAACAATCGGCGGCGGCTCTTGTCGTCAATCACTTTGAAGGTTTGCAAAGCCCCGGCGGGGCCACCCGCGCCCTGGACGCCAAGCTCAACGGCGCCATTCGCGCCCTCATCGCCAGCGGAGACTTCAAAGGCAAGCTGGGCGAGACAGCGGTGCTCTACCCTCACGGCGAGATTTTATCCACGCGAGTCATTCTGGTGGGACTGGGCCGTTCGGACGAATTCTCTTTGGATCGAGCGCGGCAGGCCGCCGGGGCCGCCGCCACCCGGGCCGTGGGGCTTGGTTGCCGCTCCCTGGCCTCCGTCGTCCACGGCGCGGGCGCGGGCGGGCTGGAGGCGCAAGCCGCGGCCCGGGCCGTAGCTGAGGGTACTGAGCTTGGCGCTTACCAATTCAACGAATACAAATCCAAAGGCGAGAGCAAAACTCTGGCCAATGTCACCCTCATCGAAATGGATGAGGCCAAAATCCCGGCCATGCAAACCGGCGCAAATGAGGGGCAGGCCGTCGGCGAATGCGCCAACTTCGCCCGCGACCTTGTCAACCAACCGCCCAACATCTGCACCCCGGCCTACATGGCGGCCAAAGCCGAGCAAATCGCCGCCGCCTTCGGCCTCAAATGCAAAATTCTCGACATGCCCGAAATGCGCGAGTTGGGCATGGGCGCACTGCTGGGCGTGGCTCAGGGTTCGGACGAGCCGCCCAAGTTCATCATTCTGGAATATTGGCCCGGCGCAACCGCCACCAGCGAGCAAGCGCCGGTGGTGCTGGTAGGCAAGGGCGTCACCTTCGACACCGGCGGCTACTCCCTCAAAACCGCCGCCGACATGCCGGAAATGAAGTCCGACATGGGCGGCGCGGCGGCTGTCATGGGCGCAGTCCGGGCCGCCGCCATGCTCAACCTGCCCAAGCCAGTCATCGGGTTGATACCAACCGCCGAAAACATGGTGAGTGGCGGCTCCTACCGCCCAAGCGACGTGCTGACCGCCCTCAACGGCAAAACTATAGAAATCACCAACCCCGACGCCGAAGGCCGCCTCCTGCTGGCCGACGCCCTGGCCTACGCCAAACGCTACAACCCGGAAGCCGTCATTGACCTGGCCACCCTGACCGGAGCGGCTATGATCGCCCTCGGGCGCGGCGGCGCGGCGGCAGTGTTCAGCGTCCACGACCAGCTTACCCAGAAAATTATGGCCGCCAGCCAGGCCAGCGGCGAGCGTGTCTGGCAATTACCGCTCTACCCCGACTATCGCGAGTGGATGAATTCGGATGTGGCCGACATCAAAAATAGCGCTGGCGACCGATACGCTGGAACCGGGGTGTCTGCCGCCTTCCTGAAAGACTTTGCCGAGGGCTACCCCTGGGCACACATTGACATCGCCCCGGTAGCCTTTGCCGCCAAAGGTCAAATTGTCAGGCCCTATGGCCCGGCCGGCGCCACAGGGTTCGGCGTAAGGCTCTTAGCGGCCATGTTACAGCTAGCCGACGGTTAA
- a CDS encoding glycosyltransferase codes for MSKVAYIVSRFPTIAETFILYEILALEQTGLAVEVFSLLRQQEKVVHPGAEALVKRAHYGRFISSATLTAQLYWLSRKPLAYISCWWRAVLGSLFSPKFLIRSLAVVPQAALFARQMQALGVRHVHAHWATHPTLAAYVVHRLTGLPYSFTAHADDIYVERPMLAEKIRRASFVVTISEYNRQFLAELYGASAEKKIVVIHCGVDSSVFQARPAKQQATPFTIICVARLEEKKGHTFLIQACAKLNARGIPFQCLLIGEGGNRPRLEQQIARLGLARQVSLLGQQPRDRVSALMSQADVMVLPSVTTASGRKEGIPVALMEALASELPAIATSISGIPELVENNRTGILVPERDVEALAEALFRLYYEPKLGEQLGAEGRRKVLREFDLNNNAAKLLAQFKHSQASQSIAPPLPGSPAKI; via the coding sequence TTGAGCAAAGTCGCTTACATCGTCTCGCGCTTTCCCACCATCGCCGAAACTTTCATACTCTACGAGATTCTGGCCCTTGAGCAAACCGGGTTAGCCGTCGAAGTTTTTTCACTCCTGCGTCAGCAAGAGAAAGTTGTCCATCCCGGCGCAGAGGCGCTTGTCAAGCGGGCGCATTATGGTCGTTTCATTTCCAGCGCAACTCTAACCGCACAACTTTACTGGCTCAGTCGAAAGCCGCTGGCTTACATTTCCTGTTGGTGGCGTGCCGTCCTCGGCAGCCTCTTCTCCCCCAAATTCCTGATACGCTCGCTCGCCGTTGTCCCTCAGGCCGCCTTATTTGCGCGCCAGATGCAGGCCCTGGGAGTTCGGCACGTTCACGCTCACTGGGCCACCCACCCAACATTGGCCGCTTATGTCGTCCACCGCCTCACCGGTCTACCCTATAGCTTCACTGCCCACGCCGACGACATCTATGTTGAACGCCCCATGTTGGCTGAAAAGATTCGGCGGGCCAGTTTCGTCGTCACCATCTCTGAATATAACCGGCAATTTCTGGCCGAGCTTTACGGCGCGAGCGCCGAAAAGAAAATCGTCGTCATTCACTGCGGGGTTGACTCTTCCGTCTTCCAGGCCCGGCCCGCCAAGCAACAAGCTACGCCTTTCACCATTATCTGCGTTGCGCGGCTGGAGGAGAAAAAGGGACACACCTTTCTTATTCAGGCCTGCGCCAAACTTAACGCCCGAGGCATCCCATTTCAATGCCTGCTGATCGGCGAAGGCGGCAACCGGCCCCGGCTTGAACAGCAAATTGCCAGGCTTGGCCTCGCCCGGCAAGTCTCTCTGCTTGGGCAACAGCCGCGAGATCGAGTCAGCGCCTTGATGTCTCAAGCGGATGTCATGGTTTTGCCCAGCGTAACAACCGCCAGCGGCCGCAAAGAAGGCATTCCTGTTGCCCTGATGGAAGCCCTGGCTTCAGAACTGCCAGCCATCGCCACATCCATCTCCGGAATTCCTGAATTGGTGGAAAATAATCGGACTGGCATATTAGTACCTGAACGCGATGTGGAAGCGCTTGCAGAAGCCTTGTTTCGGTTATACTACGAGCCTAAGCTGGGTGAACAGCTTGGCGCTGAAGGGCGACGAAAGGTCTTGCGCGAGTTTGATTTGAATAACAACGCCGCTAAACTGCTTGCTCAGTTCAAGCACAGCCAGGCCTCTCAGTCTATAGCACCCCCCTTGCCCGGTTCACCAGCCAAAATTTAG
- a CDS encoding diguanylate cyclase gives MELRLYLRQLQRGWWIIALTALSALNIALITSFLSTPLYRASARFVVSPNLTLTTRGSDIVNSLEALDKRSIVATYSEVLSSDSIYQDTATALQIEPGELNDYNLTAVVMPDANILELAVEGPNPEQAALLANSVGQRAIDYVKGLYPVYNIDFLDYATTPHRPFQPNPARDVSLALALGLVLGSALAIISEQLKIPLDALRRRTQVDNLSSAYLRPYFQNTLLERELAHNQNSSLSLGLVRLDGLRDLIDTLPTVAVRRLLHEVTKILRSELRGNDIVGRWDEISFAVLLPATPAAAADRTLVRIRQALSEKLEIEQIDFELDPHTGVATSLGREASKMLIERTESALAKAHETSALTIFVTEKS, from the coding sequence ATGGAATTAAGATTGTACTTGCGTCAACTTCAGCGCGGCTGGTGGATTATTGCCCTAACCGCTCTTTCGGCGCTAAACATTGCCCTCATTACCTCGTTTCTGTCAACGCCTCTGTACCGAGCCAGCGCCCGCTTCGTGGTTAGCCCCAATCTAACTCTGACCACTCGAGGAAGCGACATTGTCAACAGCCTCGAAGCCCTCGATAAGCGATCCATTGTCGCGACCTATTCTGAGGTGCTCAGTAGCGATTCGATCTATCAGGACACAGCGACCGCCCTGCAAATAGAGCCTGGCGAGTTGAATGACTATAACCTTACTGCAGTGGTCATGCCCGACGCCAACATCCTTGAGTTGGCGGTTGAAGGCCCCAACCCAGAGCAAGCGGCTCTGCTTGCCAACAGTGTCGGGCAACGAGCGATTGATTACGTCAAAGGCCTCTACCCGGTTTACAACATTGATTTTCTTGATTACGCCACTACGCCTCACCGGCCATTCCAGCCCAATCCGGCGCGGGATGTCAGCCTGGCTCTGGCCCTGGGCCTTGTGTTGGGGTCGGCCCTAGCCATTATCTCTGAGCAATTGAAAATCCCGCTGGATGCCCTGCGGCGGCGAACACAAGTGGACAACTTGTCCTCCGCTTACCTTCGCCCCTATTTTCAGAATACGCTGCTGGAAAGGGAACTGGCGCACAACCAAAACAGCAGTTTGTCGCTTGGCCTCGTTCGGCTCGATGGTTTGCGCGACCTGATTGACACCCTGCCGACTGTGGCCGTAAGACGCTTATTACACGAAGTCACCAAAATTTTGCGAAGCGAGCTACGCGGCAACGACATTGTAGGGCGTTGGGATGAGATTAGCTTCGCCGTCCTCCTGCCTGCCACCCCCGCCGCCGCCGCCGACCGCACGCTAGTGCGCATTCGACAAGCCCTGTCTGAAAAGCTTGAGATCGAACAGATTGACTTTGAGCTGGACCCTCATACCGGCGTCGCCACGTCCCTGGGCCGCGAAGCCTCCAAGATGCTTATTGAGCGAACTGAAAGCGCCCTCGCAAAGGCTCACGAGACCAGTGCTCTTACCATCTTTGTTACAGAGAAAAGCTAA